GAGGTACTGCAGTTCATCGAGGGGAAGCGACTGATGGGCAGGGGAATCGGCTACGTGGATGCACATCTGCTCGCCGCGGTTGCTCTTGCCGGGTCGGCTCGGCTGTGGACCAGGGATCAGCGATTGGCCAGGGTCGCCCGGGATCTTGGGCTAGCCTACGAGAGAACCGGTTAGGAAACGAAGAGTGATGATAGCGACAGTCGAGCTCACGCCGGAGCGGTGGCCCGATCTCGAGAAGCTGTTCGGCGCCAAGGGGGCCTGCGGCGGCTGCTGGTGCCAGTCGTGGCGCGTGGGCAAGGGCGAGCGCTGGGATGCGATCAAGGGCGACGAAGCCAGGCGGCGGATGGAATACATGGTGAAGTCCGGGATCGCCCACGGCATCCTGGCCTACGAGAGCACCGAGCCGATCGGCTGGTGCGCCTTCGACCGCCGGCGGGACTTTCTCAAGCTCGACCGTGCGCCGAGTCTGGCCTGTGACGACGCCGACGCCGTCTGGTCGCTGCCTTGCTTCTTCGTGCGGCGCGATCGCCAGGGCCGCGGCGTCGCCTCGGCCCTGCTCGCCCACGCCCTCGAGGCGCTGCGGGCGCATGGTGCCAGCATCGCGGAGGGGTATCCCGCAAAGCCGGCGAAGGACGGCAAGCCGCTACCTGCGGCCTTCGCGTGGACGGGCACGCGCTCGCTCTTCGAGAGAGCGGGGTTCGAACTCGTCGGAAACCCGGACGGCGGCAAGCAGCGTATGCGCAAGTTCCTCTGATAGCGCCGCTCAAATGGCCCAGCGCCACTCGGCCGCAGGCACGGAGGCCTGCGCCACCGATGCGGCGGGTGGGGCCGGCCTCCGGGCCGGCCGCGACGCCGGAGCGGAGTCAAGCGGCGCTATGACGCCGGGCATCCGGTACCGGAGCAGCAGGCGAACAACGGTCCGAGCGGGCGGAAGCGACCGCTTTCCGGCGGCACATGGACCGTAGCTAGCAGATGAGCTCGTCGCCTCCCCCGCGGCGAATGGTCAGCTCGCCGCGCGCTGCCATGCCGCGGATCAGGGCGACGATGCGCTGCTGCGCTTCCTGAACCTCCCGCAGGCGCATCGGGCCGAGATCGGCGATGTCCTCGCGCAGATGCTGGGCCCGGCGCTCGGACATGTTCTTGAAGAAGCGGTCCTTGACCTCTTCTACGGTGCCCTTGAGGGCCTTGGGAAGGTCGCGCTTGTGTCTCGAGGATCTCCGCTCGACACGTCGGGTCCGGGCGCGACCAAGAGCGCCGCCGGCCGTTGCCTGAGCGAGAGCTTGTTCCTGTCCACCAACGGTTCCTTTCGAAGCCGCCGCTCAGAGTTCCGCCCGCTCCGGGATGAACGCGTCGACGATCATCGCGCACCAGACGCCATACAGCGGCAGGACGAGCACGAGGCCGAGGGCCTTCATGAACGTGTCGACCTTCGCGGGAGTGTCGAGCGGGAAGTCGTAGAAGGTGACGACCGAGGCGGCGCCCATCAGCGTCCCGATCCAGACGGAGGCATAGCAGTAGC
Above is a window of Candidatus Tanganyikabacteria bacterium DNA encoding:
- a CDS encoding GNAT family N-acetyltransferase, encoding MIATVELTPERWPDLEKLFGAKGACGGCWCQSWRVGKGERWDAIKGDEARRRMEYMVKSGIAHGILAYESTEPIGWCAFDRRRDFLKLDRAPSLACDDADAVWSLPCFFVRRDRQGRGVASALLAHALEALRAHGASIAEGYPAKPAKDGKPLPAAFAWTGTRSLFERAGFELVGNPDGGKQRMRKFL